The following proteins are co-located in the Brevibacillus laterosporus DSM 25 genome:
- a CDS encoding acyl carrier protein has protein sequence MNKQEIFEMIVRIICEVLPELEDHHFKSEDQLLDLGANSVDRAEIVVQAMEELNLNIPRVELFGVKNIGELAEVLYEKLQSA, from the coding sequence ATGAATAAGCAGGAGATTTTCGAGATGATTGTGCGCATTATTTGTGAGGTACTTCCGGAATTGGAGGATCATCATTTCAAATCGGAAGATCAGTTATTAGATTTAGGTGCAAACTCGGTGGATCGAGCTGAGATTGTAGTTCAAGCAATGGAAGAATTGAACTTAAATATTCCTCGTGTAGAGCTTTTTGGTGTGAAAAACATCGGGGAATTAGCAGAGGTTCTATATGAAAAATTACAGTCAGCCTGA
- the fabD gene encoding ACP S-malonyltransferase, with translation MDRKPIIFMFSGQGSQYNQMGRHLYENEAVFRKWMHNLDVIVQDLVGISIVHKLYHENKHIREPFVRLLYTHPAIFMVEYALAQVFIANGVEPDYVLGTSLGEYTAACISEVVTIEDSITCLIKQAKLIEEKCPSGGMTAIMDEASLFEQKPILYNQSELAALNFKKHFVISGSSDSLQQIESYLENQNILFQRIPVSFGFHSRYIDPIKDEFTTFLKKIDIRMPKIPIVSCVDAQIRNFLPRDYLWSVVRQPILFQEAIQTIESVTSGNYFDLGPSGTLAHFFKKNTASGSTSKSIPILSAFQSNNNRLENVLQEYKSSKIDTQKRRVDSRMIAYLFPGQGSQKKGMGEGLFDEFREITNKASGILGYCIKELCLSDPNKQLNQTQYTQPALYTVNALSYLKAISDSGRKPDFVAGHSLGEYNALFAAGVIDFETGLQLVKKRGELMSQATNGGMAAILGLTQEVIQKILIENDLSSIDIANLNGLKQIIISGPVSDIAKAQGIFESSGATMYIPLNVSGAFHSRYMLEAKQRFSEYIGNFNFQSFRIPVISNFTARPYRLTEIKTNIIEQIVQPVRWTESIQYLMGMGVSDFLEIGPGTVLSKLVEKIKREVEPLKVDIYQERQVWSEMNPMAVGMEVEYNDEPVNPWLSQVQEMERPPAVVTLNSSKSRAQSSTNSVALECSFSNQITAESLGDSEFKEDYSLQYAYLAGGMYHGISSKELVVCMAKLGMMGFFGTGGLDLQQTEDSIRYIQYHIAHGQAYGVNLVHNLRNAERENKMIDLLLRMQVRNVEASAFLTVTPSLVRFHAKGLKRDSNGNVVTLHKIIAKVSRPEVAETFLSPAPEHILQELLKKNQITPEEAELSREVPVADDICVEADSAGHTDGGVAYTLIPSMSRLRNEMMEKYKYHKRVRIGAAGGIGTPEAAMAAFMLGADFILTGSINQCTVEAGTSDRVKDLLLQMNVQDTDYAPAGDSFEMGSKVQVLKKGLFFPSRANKLHELYRRYNSLDEIDEQTLKQIQEKYFKRSIAEVYQEIKAYYPAQEIEKAEQNPKHKMALVFRWYFGYGTRLALSGSEESRVDYQIHCGPALGAFNQWVKGTELDNWRNRHVDKIGIKIMKATADLLNDRIHSFLLNQTILGGKYE, from the coding sequence ATGGATCGTAAGCCAATAATTTTTATGTTTTCAGGTCAGGGATCTCAATACAATCAAATGGGAAGACATTTGTATGAAAATGAGGCTGTTTTCCGAAAGTGGATGCATAATTTAGATGTAATCGTTCAAGATCTAGTAGGAATCTCTATTGTCCATAAATTATATCATGAAAATAAACATATAAGGGAGCCATTTGTTCGGTTGCTATATACTCATCCGGCTATTTTTATGGTGGAATATGCGTTGGCTCAAGTTTTTATAGCCAACGGAGTGGAACCTGACTATGTACTTGGAACGAGTTTGGGAGAATATACAGCTGCTTGCATTTCCGAAGTGGTAACAATAGAAGATTCAATTACATGTCTAATTAAACAAGCAAAATTAATAGAAGAGAAATGCCCTTCAGGCGGAATGACAGCTATTATGGATGAGGCGAGTCTATTCGAACAAAAGCCAATTTTGTATAACCAAAGTGAATTGGCAGCATTAAATTTTAAAAAGCATTTTGTGATTTCTGGATCGTCCGATTCACTACAACAAATTGAAAGTTATTTGGAGAATCAAAATATCTTGTTTCAAAGAATTCCTGTTAGCTTTGGTTTTCACTCACGATACATTGATCCAATTAAAGATGAATTTACTACATTTTTAAAGAAAATTGATATTCGTATGCCCAAAATCCCGATCGTTTCTTGTGTAGACGCTCAGATTCGTAATTTTTTGCCACGGGATTATTTATGGTCTGTCGTTCGCCAGCCCATTTTATTTCAAGAAGCGATTCAGACTATTGAAAGTGTGACATCAGGTAATTACTTCGACTTAGGGCCTAGCGGTACCCTTGCTCATTTTTTCAAAAAAAACACCGCATCTGGGTCGACTTCCAAGAGTATTCCAATATTGAGTGCTTTTCAATCAAATAACAATCGTTTAGAAAATGTGCTACAGGAGTACAAATCATCGAAAATCGATACCCAGAAAAGGAGAGTTGATAGCAGAATGATAGCTTACCTATTTCCAGGACAAGGTTCTCAGAAAAAAGGGATGGGGGAGGGACTGTTTGATGAATTCCGAGAAATAACAAACAAGGCAAGTGGAATATTAGGTTACTGTATCAAAGAATTGTGTTTATCTGATCCTAACAAGCAACTTAATCAAACACAATATACTCAACCAGCGCTCTACACTGTTAATGCGTTAAGTTACTTAAAAGCAATATCAGATTCGGGTAGGAAACCTGATTTTGTAGCCGGACATAGTTTAGGAGAATATAATGCTTTATTTGCAGCCGGGGTAATTGACTTTGAAACAGGTCTCCAATTGGTGAAAAAAAGAGGAGAATTGATGAGTCAGGCAACCAACGGTGGAATGGCAGCAATTCTGGGTCTTACTCAGGAAGTAATACAAAAGATACTGATCGAAAATGATTTGTCATCTATTGATATTGCTAATTTGAATGGTTTAAAGCAAATTATCATTTCTGGGCCTGTATCGGATATTGCTAAAGCACAGGGTATTTTCGAATCTTCTGGGGCAACCATGTATATTCCGCTGAATGTAAGTGGTGCCTTTCATTCACGTTACATGTTAGAAGCAAAACAGAGATTTTCAGAGTATATCGGAAATTTCAATTTTCAATCATTTAGAATCCCGGTCATTTCTAACTTTACGGCAAGACCATACCGATTGACTGAAATCAAGACCAATATAATTGAGCAAATAGTTCAGCCGGTGCGGTGGACGGAATCGATACAGTATCTTATGGGGATGGGGGTTTCGGATTTTTTAGAAATTGGTCCTGGAACGGTCTTGAGTAAATTAGTTGAAAAAATTAAAAGGGAAGTAGAGCCCTTGAAAGTTGATATCTACCAAGAAAGGCAAGTATGGAGTGAAATGAATCCAATGGCCGTTGGGATGGAAGTTGAATACAATGATGAACCAGTAAATCCTTGGCTTAGTCAGGTACAAGAAATGGAGAGGCCACCAGCAGTTGTTACGCTTAACTCTTCTAAATCCAGAGCGCAGTCATCGACAAATTCAGTTGCATTAGAGTGCTCATTTTCCAATCAGATAACAGCCGAATCTTTAGGCGACTCCGAGTTTAAAGAAGATTATAGCCTGCAATACGCTTACCTTGCCGGTGGAATGTATCATGGAATTTCTTCAAAAGAATTGGTTGTATGTATGGCGAAGCTTGGAATGATGGGTTTTTTTGGTACTGGGGGTTTGGATTTACAGCAGACCGAAGATAGTATCAGGTATATTCAATACCATATTGCTCATGGACAAGCCTACGGTGTTAACTTGGTGCATAATTTGAGAAATGCGGAACGAGAAAATAAAATGATTGATCTTCTCCTACGTATGCAAGTTAGAAATGTAGAGGCATCGGCTTTTCTAACCGTTACACCGTCTCTCGTTCGATTTCACGCTAAAGGATTAAAACGAGATTCCAATGGGAATGTGGTCACTTTACATAAGATTATAGCAAAAGTATCTCGACCGGAAGTTGCGGAAACCTTCCTAAGCCCTGCTCCGGAGCATATTCTTCAAGAACTGCTGAAAAAAAATCAAATTACACCGGAAGAAGCTGAATTATCAAGAGAAGTTCCTGTTGCTGATGATATATGCGTTGAAGCCGATTCAGCTGGTCATACCGATGGCGGAGTCGCTTATACCCTAATTCCATCCATGTCACGGTTGCGGAACGAAATGATGGAAAAGTACAAATATCATAAGCGGGTACGAATTGGCGCTGCAGGAGGAATTGGAACTCCCGAAGCAGCGATGGCCGCGTTTATGTTAGGTGCAGATTTTATCCTTACTGGTTCGATTAATCAATGTACGGTAGAGGCAGGAACAAGCGACAGGGTAAAAGATTTATTGCTGCAAATGAATGTTCAGGATACGGACTATGCTCCGGCAGGGGATAGTTTTGAAATGGGCAGTAAAGTTCAGGTGCTGAAAAAAGGGTTATTTTTCCCATCGCGGGCCAACAAATTGCACGAATTATATCGTCGATATAATTCGTTAGATGAAATAGATGAGCAAACATTAAAGCAAATTCAGGAAAAATATTTTAAGCGAAGTATCGCAGAGGTGTATCAGGAGATTAAGGCCTATTATCCAGCCCAAGAGATTGAGAAGGCTGAGCAAAATCCGAAGCATAAAATGGCTTTGGTCTTTAGATGGTATTTTGGATACGGTACACGCTTAGCTTTAAGTGGTAGTGAAGAATCCAGAGTAGATTATCAGATTCACTGCGGACCTGCTTTGGGAGCTTTTAATCAATGGGTGAAAGGTACCGAATTAGATAACTGGCGGAATCGGCACGTGGATAAGATCGGTATCAAAATCATGAAAGCAACTGCAGACTTACTCAATGATAGAATTCATTCATTTTTGCTAAATCAAACTATTTTAGGAGGAAAATATGAATAA
- a CDS encoding MBL fold metallo-hydrolase, translating into MTYDVMVLRLGRKIINYVYIIVDRLTKQAAIVDPAWDMPAICSVIEKNNLQIVMILLTHSHEDHVQLVEPLVSRYNCKVYISIHEAHFYQFQCSNMQVLNDGSRILLGETAITCILTPGHTVGGVCYSLSHSLFTGDTIFIEGCGICSTYGGDPYRMFESMQRIRSMIEPNVLIYPGHSFGIFPGKPMKYVIENNLYFQIDDVETFVRFRMRPNQPKNYKYV; encoded by the coding sequence ATGACTTATGATGTAATGGTATTGAGATTAGGGAGAAAAATAATTAATTATGTCTATATTATAGTAGATCGTTTGACCAAGCAAGCAGCAATTGTTGATCCAGCTTGGGATATGCCTGCAATTTGCAGTGTAATAGAGAAAAATAATTTGCAAATCGTGATGATTTTACTCACTCATTCCCATGAGGATCATGTTCAATTAGTAGAACCGTTAGTATCTAGATATAATTGTAAAGTTTACATATCAATACATGAGGCTCATTTTTATCAATTTCAGTGTTCCAATATGCAAGTTTTAAATGATGGAAGTAGGATATTATTGGGGGAAACTGCAATTACCTGTATTTTAACACCCGGTCATACAGTCGGGGGAGTGTGTTATTCGTTATCACACAGTTTGTTTACAGGGGATACGATCTTCATAGAAGGCTGTGGGATATGTAGTACATATGGAGGGGATCCTTACCGGATGTTTGAGAGTATGCAGAGAATTAGATCGATGATTGAACCGAATGTATTGATCTATCCAGGGCATTCTTTCGGTATATTTCCGGGTAAGCCTATGAAATATGTAATAGAAAATAATTTATATTTTCAAATTGACGACGTTGAAACTTTTGTGAGATTTCGAATGCGGCCTAATCAACCCAAAAATTATAAATATGTTTGA
- a CDS encoding 4'-phosphopantetheinyl transferase family protein has translation MESSYDRWAVSITDSQDDSYRVYLSLFPTTGLSQASKEVYYLHPIERRYFDLLKFDRRIQSYLSGRMAAKQAISKCIREKRLESICIDQGIFQHPVVVHPRKGNYQVSITHCHKLAASIAHTDYMPMGIDLESIDERLQSILESQMTDSEVLLANTVNSHYSGFLTVLWTVKEALSKVLRTGITVPLQLFELKRMEQQNGYFVSRFVNFPQYEAISLLFKYEVCSIVYPRQMKLDIEPIKQLLVKAGL, from the coding sequence GTGGAGAGCAGCTATGATAGATGGGCAGTTTCGATTACTGACAGCCAAGATGATAGTTATAGAGTGTATTTATCTTTATTTCCGACAACGGGCTTGAGTCAAGCCTCAAAGGAAGTTTATTATTTGCATCCAATCGAGCGCCGTTATTTTGATCTACTTAAGTTTGACAGGCGAATTCAGAGCTATTTGTCTGGAAGAATGGCTGCCAAGCAGGCAATTTCTAAGTGTATCCGTGAGAAGCGTCTAGAATCTATCTGTATTGATCAGGGAATATTCCAGCATCCCGTTGTGGTGCATCCCCGCAAGGGAAATTATCAGGTCAGTATTACGCATTGTCACAAGCTTGCAGCATCAATAGCCCATACGGATTATATGCCAATGGGGATCGACTTAGAAAGCATAGATGAACGTCTACAGTCTATATTGGAATCACAGATGACAGATTCAGAGGTTTTGTTAGCCAATACTGTAAATTCCCATTATTCAGGGTTCTTGACTGTATTGTGGACGGTAAAAGAGGCATTATCCAAAGTTTTGCGGACTGGGATTACGGTTCCACTTCAACTGTTTGAACTTAAACGAATGGAACAGCAGAATGGCTATTTTGTCAGTCGATTTGTTAATTTTCCCCAATACGAGGCGATCTCTCTGCTATTCAAGTATGAAGTTTGCTCTATTGTTTATCCAAGACAGATGAAATTAGATATCGAACCTATCAAACAATTATTAGTTAAAGCAGGTCTGTGA
- the loaP gene encoding antiterminator LoaP, with protein MGWYVLFVQAGQEDLVRTMIYKFFVRGSIHAIVPKRKIIERRQGKNYEICKTIFPGYVFVNTKMNVKTYYKLKKIPRYYRLLNKYQNTNERDKKLCGLDMGNVKEDDFELFSKIEDEEMDQVLQLIGKDEVIDFSFFYVEDGRVTVHDGPLKGNEGIIKKIDKRKKRARIVLQIMGNEKMIDIGIEMLTPSDNGNC; from the coding sequence ATGGGTTGGTATGTACTTTTTGTTCAAGCAGGACAAGAAGACTTAGTTCGGACAATGATTTATAAGTTTTTTGTCCGGGGGAGCATTCATGCAATTGTACCTAAAAGAAAAATAATAGAACGTAGACAAGGTAAGAATTACGAAATTTGCAAAACAATTTTTCCCGGTTATGTTTTTGTGAATACTAAGATGAATGTAAAAACTTATTATAAACTTAAGAAAATACCAAGGTATTATCGTCTTCTAAATAAGTATCAAAACACTAACGAACGAGATAAAAAATTATGTGGGCTTGATATGGGAAATGTTAAAGAAGATGATTTCGAATTATTTTCAAAGATTGAAGACGAAGAAATGGATCAAGTCCTGCAACTTATAGGGAAAGACGAAGTAATTGACTTTTCCTTCTTTTATGTAGAAGATGGACGGGTTACAGTGCATGATGGTCCATTAAAAGGGAATGAAGGAATAATAAAGAAGATTGATAAACGTAAAAAAAGAGCTCGAATCGTTCTACAGATTATGGGAAATGAAAAAATGATAGATATCGGCATTGAGATGTTGACGCCATCAGACAATGGTAATTGTTAA